In Streptobacillus ratti, the DNA window GGAAATTCTCTTTTTATTCTATAGGAAACTAAAAAATAATGAGATGCAAAAAAATGAAATAACAGACCTAAAAATAATTAAAAGTATTTGACAAAATAAAATAATTATAGTATAATTACAAATGTCATCAGAACATATGCCTAGGTAGCTCAGTTGGCTAGAGCATGCGGTTCATACCCGCAGGGTCGAAGGTTCGAATCCTTTCTTAGGCACCAATTTTAGAGAATATAGCATTATAAATATAACTGTAGGGAACTACAGTTTTTTATTTTACAGAAAATTAAGAATAAGGATATAACAAAATTTTGAAAATATAAAGTATATAGAAAAAGGTGATTTAAGAACGTTTAAATTCTTAATCACCTTTTATTTTAGTCTTTAATTATATATCCAATATTTCTAATAGTTTTAATTATTTTTGTTGGGAATCCGTATTCTATTTTTCTTCTTAAGAAAGTAATGTATACATCACCTATATTTTTATTATCTTGTATTTCTTTACCCCATACTTTTTCTGATATTGTTTCTCTTGTAACAACTTTATTTTTATTTTTTACTAGTAATTCTAGCAATTTATATTCTTTGTTAGTTAATGAAACTTCTACATCCCCTCTTTTTGCTTCTCTTGTGTAAGGGTTTAGAGTTAAATCTTTTACTTTTAATATTGAATTAGATGTAAAAGTATTTTTTCTTGTTAATAGATATAATATTGCATTAATTTTTGCTAAGAAAGCTTCTTTAGTAATTCCGTCATAAACATAATCATTTAATCCGAATGCTAGAGCTTCCTCTATAATAAAGTTGTTTGTAGGGTTAGTTATAGCAATATAGATAATTTTATCCATTTTATCTACTTTGTATTGGAATAATTTTTTATAGTTTAAAATATTTGTAGTATCAAATATTAAAACATCTACTGCTCCCTCTTCTAAACTTTTAACTACGAATTCTTCATCGGTTGTAAAATTAACTGTAGC includes these proteins:
- a CDS encoding winged helix-turn-helix domain-containing protein translates to MNILFYSWDLNSEKKYEDMLKLLDATVNFTTDEEFVVKSLEEGAVDVLIFDTTNILNYKKLFQYKVDKMDKIIYIAITNPTNNFIIEEALAFGLNDYVYDGITKEAFLAKINAILYLLTRKNTFTSNSILKVKDLTLNPYTREAKRGDVEVSLTNKEYKLLELLVKNKNKVVTRETISEKVWGKEIQDNKNIGDVYITFLRRKIEYGFPTKIIKTIRNIGYIIKD